One part of the Megachile rotundata isolate GNS110a chromosome 16, iyMegRotu1, whole genome shotgun sequence genome encodes these proteins:
- the Brms1 gene encoding breast cancer metastasis-suppressor 1-like protein isoform X1: MSLISRQMPSVKDESEAEGEEMSHDSNESNQSSASCDSSAEHTDSDDSSEMDEDECERRRNECMENLVDLERQFTLLKEQLYRERITQVDTKLGEVRVGKSEEYLIPLERLKENMKTKTEVAGILKQYRLQNIQNKFLAEEQAALQNFESEKELIWDCIHSDLQEKIRRLEEDRNNVDIHADLWLNSNGRRRRNHTERRRAVSVAGPYIVYMLNDADILEDWALIKKSLGSRKTEII, translated from the exons ATGAGCTTAATATCTAGACAGATGCCAAGTGTTAAAGATGAATCCGAAGCAGAAGGAGAAGAAATGTCACATGACAGTAATGAAAGTAACCAGAGCTCTGCGTCGTGTGACAGCAGTGCAGAACACACAGACAGTGATGACTCTTCTGAAATGGATGAAGATGAATGTGAAAGGAGACGCAACGAATGCATGGAAAATTTAGTCGacttagaacgacaatttactctTCTTAAAGAGCA ACTTTACCGTGAAAGGATTACTCAAGTAGATACGAAATTAGGAGAAGTAAGAGTTGGAAAATCTGAAGAATATTTGATACCATTGGAACGTTTGAAAGAAAACATGAAAACAAAAACAGAAGTAGCTGGAATATTGAAACAATATAGGCTTCAAAATATACAGAATAAGTTTCTGGCAGAGGAGCAGGCTGCACTACAGAATTTTGAAAGCGAAAAAGAATTAATCTGGGACTGCATTCATAGTGACTTACAAGAAAAAATTCGCAGATTAGAGGAAGATAGGAATAATGTTGATATTCATGCAGACTTATGGTTAAATTCTAATGGTAGAAGACGCCGAAATCATACTGAAAGAAGAAGGGCAGTTTCTGTTGCAGGGCCTTACATTGTTTATATGCTTAATGATGCAGATATTCTTGAAGATTGGGCATTGATTAAGAAAAGTTTAGGTAGTCGAAAGACtgagataatttaa
- the Brms1 gene encoding breast cancer metastasis-suppressor 1-like protein isoform X2, with product MPSVKDESEAEGEEMSHDSNESNQSSASCDSSAEHTDSDDSSEMDEDECERRRNECMENLVDLERQFTLLKEQLYRERITQVDTKLGEVRVGKSEEYLIPLERLKENMKTKTEVAGILKQYRLQNIQNKFLAEEQAALQNFESEKELIWDCIHSDLQEKIRRLEEDRNNVDIHADLWLNSNGRRRRNHTERRRAVSVAGPYIVYMLNDADILEDWALIKKSLGSRKTEII from the exons ATGCCAAGTGTTAAAGATGAATCCGAAGCAGAAGGAGAAGAAATGTCACATGACAGTAATGAAAGTAACCAGAGCTCTGCGTCGTGTGACAGCAGTGCAGAACACACAGACAGTGATGACTCTTCTGAAATGGATGAAGATGAATGTGAAAGGAGACGCAACGAATGCATGGAAAATTTAGTCGacttagaacgacaatttactctTCTTAAAGAGCA ACTTTACCGTGAAAGGATTACTCAAGTAGATACGAAATTAGGAGAAGTAAGAGTTGGAAAATCTGAAGAATATTTGATACCATTGGAACGTTTGAAAGAAAACATGAAAACAAAAACAGAAGTAGCTGGAATATTGAAACAATATAGGCTTCAAAATATACAGAATAAGTTTCTGGCAGAGGAGCAGGCTGCACTACAGAATTTTGAAAGCGAAAAAGAATTAATCTGGGACTGCATTCATAGTGACTTACAAGAAAAAATTCGCAGATTAGAGGAAGATAGGAATAATGTTGATATTCATGCAGACTTATGGTTAAATTCTAATGGTAGAAGACGCCGAAATCATACTGAAAGAAGAAGGGCAGTTTCTGTTGCAGGGCCTTACATTGTTTATATGCTTAATGATGCAGATATTCTTGAAGATTGGGCATTGATTAAGAAAAGTTTAGGTAGTCGAAAGACtgagataatttaa
- the Eno gene encoding alpha-enolase, which produces MPIQSIKARQIYDSRGNPTVEVDLVTENGLFRAAVPSGASTGVHEALELRDNDKSKYHGKSVFKAVDNINKTITPELLKANLEVTQQTDIDNFLLKLDGTPNKSKLGANALLGVSLAVCKAGAAKKGVPLYKYIAELAGNPNIILPVPAFNVINGGSHAGNKLAMQEFMILPTGAANFTEAMKMGSEVYHHLKAGIKKKFGLDATAVGDEGGFAPNILENKEALNLIMDAIKVAGYEGKIKIGMDVAASEFHKNGKYDLDFKNEKSDPATYLDPTALKNLYLDFVKEFPIVSIEDPFDQDDWESWTTMTASTPIQIVGDDLTVTNPERIKTAIEKKACNCLLLKVNQIGTVTESINAHKLAKSAGWGTMVSHRSGETEDTFIADLVVGLSTGQIKTGAPCRSERLAKYNQILRIEEELGAAAKFAGEKFRNPQA; this is translated from the exons ATGCCAATTCAGAGCATCAAAGCACGTCAGATCTATGACTCCCGTGGTAACCCCACTGTGGAG GTTGATCTTGTAACTGAAAATGGACTATTCAGAGCTGCAGTTCCATCAGGTGCTTCAACTGGTGTTCACGAAGCTCTGGAACTTCGAGACAATGACAAATCGAAGTACCATGGAAAATCTGTCTTCAAAGCTGTAGACAACATTAATAAAACCATCACACCTGAATTATTAAAG GCAAATTTGGAAGTCACCCAACAAACCGACATTGATAACTTCCTTCTGAAACTCGATGGCACACCAAATAAGTCAAAGCTTGGTGCAAATGCACTTCTTGGTGTTTCATTGGCAGTGTGTAAAGCAGGAGCTGCTAAGAAGGGAGTGCCATTGTACAA ATACATTGCAGAACTGGCAGGAAATCCCAACATTATTTTACCAGTTCCAGCTTTCAATGTTATCAATGGTGGTTCTCATGCTGGAAACAAATTGGCCATGCAAGAGTTCATGATTTTACCTACTGGTGCTGCTAACTTCACCGAAGCGATGAAGATGGGTAGCGAAGTTTACCATCATCTGAAGGCCGGAATTAAGAAGAAGTTCGGTCTTGACGCCACCGCCGTTGGAGATGAGGGTGGTTTCGCTCCAAACATCTTGGAGAACAAAGAAGCCTTGAACTTAATCATGGATGCCATCAAG GTCGCTGGATACGAGGGAAAAATAAAGATTGGTATGGATGTCGCTGCATCCGAGTTCCATAAGAACGGAAAATACGATTTGGACTTCAAAAATGAGAAGTCTGACCCAGCCACATACTTGGACCCGACAGCCTTGAAGAATCTGTACTTGGACTTCGTCAAGGAATTCCCGATCGTTTCCATTGAAGATCCGTTCGACCAGGACGACTGGGAATCCTGGACCACCATGACTGCCTCTACCCCTATTCAGATAGTGGGTGATGATCTTACCGTCACAAATCCTGAGAG AATCAAGACAGCTATTGAAAAGAAAGCCTGTAACTGTCTGTTGTTGAAAGTCAACCAAATAGGAACCGTCACAGAATCTATTAATGCGCACAAACTTGCCAAGAGCGCTGGTTGGGGCACAATGGTATCTCATCGTTCCGGAGAGACAGAAGATACGTTTATAGCTGATCTGGTCGTTGGATTGTCGACCGGTCAGATTAAAACTGGCGCACCTTGCCGTTCCGAACGTTTGGCCAAATATAATCAGATTCTTCGCATCGAAGAGGAGTTAGGTGCCGCTGCTAAGTTCGCAGGAGAAAAATTCCGTAATCCTCAAGCTTAA
- the LOC100877253 gene encoding facilitated trehalose transporter Tret1-2 homolog, with protein MAPPETEESHSMLGYRSVDYVKVTKAENVCEDIENNNTYDEEKIFDDRNELPQYSSNSKGVFAQCLVCGAVLLLATGGGMPIGYSAILLPQLAQDNGTMHADQELGSWIASVHSLASPMGSLLSGPLLDGIGRRGALRLSAIPLCAGWIIMGFANNIPYILTARIVSGFSIGLMAVPAQVLLAEMADPGLRGILTGSTLTFYCLGIVIIYALGAVLAWNIVALCGTVLPAMALIALILIPESPAWLVRRNRPDEAKKALLWLRGGNSKQVNSEIAVLEARAKTDLARTTANVSLLQQVSAAVSTILDPSVLKPLTIINIFNILQLISGTYVVVFYAVNFIEAVGGNIVNNYVAAVITGIVRLLFSLMASVLLLRVGRRSLGIFSALGTAVASLILVGYMVLSKGPSSIDIYVIGICLLLYVGANTLGLMTLPVLMVAELLPQRARGIGGGCNYFLFNLLIFVVTKIFPTMCEAVGVVGIFTIFGSAAILEAVFIYLALPETKNRTLEEIENYFQQDNLLWVTRSRERRKDDAFIINKV; from the exons ATGGCACCACCAGAAAC CGAAGAGAGTCATTCGATGCTCGGCTATCGTTCGGTAGATTATGTGAAAGTGACGAAGGCCGAAAATGTTTGCGaagatattgaaaataacaatacATACGACGAAGAGAAGATATTCGACGACAGAAACGAGCTACCGCAATATTCGTCAAATTCTAAAGGTGTATTTGCACAG TGTTTAGTATGCGGTGCAGTTTTGTTACTAGCAACCGGTGGAGGAATGCCAATTGGTTACAGCGCCATTCTCCTACCACAATTAGCTCAAGACAATGGTACAATGCATGCTGATCAAGAGCTCGGATCTTGGATAG cTTCGGTACATAGCCTTGCATCACCTATGGGCTCCCTACTGTCAGGTCCATTGTTAGATGGGATCGGTAGACGCGGTGCCTTGCGACTTTCAGCCATACCTCTCTGTGCCGGGTGGATTATTATGGGCTTTGCCAACAACATCCCCTACATTTTAACAGCAAGAATCGTCTCCGGTTTTTCTATCGGTCTAATGGCGGTGCCAGCTCAG GTGTTGTTAGCCGAAATGGCGGATCCAGGACTCCGCGGAATTCTAACAGGAAGCACACTAACCTTCTACTGCCTCGGTATCGTCATAATATACGCCTTAGGGGCCGTATTAGCTTGGAACATTGTGGCACTTTGCGGTACTGTACTTCCGGCGATGGCGTTGATCGCTCTAATCTTGATACCGGAAAGTCCAGCGTGGCTAGTAAGACGGAACAGACCCGACGAAGCTAAGAAAGCTCTCTTATGGTTGAGGGGAGGAAATTCTAAACAG GTTAACTCAGAGATAGCAGTTTTAGAAGCGAGGGCAAAAACGGACTTGGCACGAACAACTGCTAATGTATCGTTGCTTCAACAAGTTTCCGCGGCAGTTTCCACCATTCTTGATCCGAGCGTCCTGAAGCCTTTGACCATCATCAATATCTTCAACATACTGCAATTAATTAGCGGAACCTACGTCGTTGTCTTCTATGCAGTCAATTTCATTGAAGCAGTTG GTGGTAACATCGTGAATAATTATGTGGCAGCTGTAATTACGGGGATTGTCAGGCTATTATTCAGTTTAATGGCAAGTGTTTTATTATTGAGAGTAGGGAGAAGAAGTTTGGGAATATTTTCGGCTCTGGGCACTGCTGTTGCTTCGCTGATTCTTGTGGGTTACATGGTTTTGTCGAAAGGACCATCTTCTATCGAT ATTTATGTCATTGGCATTTGTTTACTGTTATACGTCGGTGCAAACACTTTGGGCCTCATGACACTTCCAGTACTAATGGTTGCCGAGCTACTTCCGCAAAGAGCGCGGGGAATCGGTGGTGGCTGCAACTACTTCCTCTTTAATTTACTCATCTTCGTAGTTACAAAAATTTTCCCTACG ATGTGCGAGGCGGTGGGTGTCGTCGGCATCTTCACCATTTTTGGAAGTGCCGCCATTTTAGAAGCAGTATTTATCTACCTTGCTCTACCGGAAACGAAAAATCGTACTcttgaagaaattgaaaattattttcag CAAGACAATTTACTTTGGGTAACAAGATCAAGGGAAAGGAGAAAGGATGATGCGTTCATCATTAATAAAGTTTAG
- the LOC100877365 gene encoding uncharacterized protein LOC100877365 gives MPQNEHHDIVDSRHVTKIELELEEAPDDSIPVGSIATELDVTTEINSTYPDGPGAVVVRAEEALIVILVLFLWAAAIALFFNRWGKIRMLEPYQPKFQQQHRPSCTTIDQNQLQNRRTYSKCNVLCGDYPVRLELNSGQTRPRQNSVFIGSSSSLLPGSQGTPRRTKSAFDLQFLVFSENSELPSEDASKKAGEATKLLQRERKTSICQFDRNEGLKPFRDRGMSICQFDASAKLWQRDRGMSICQFDRMDVLARPLQRDRGGSICQFDRMDVLARPLQRDRIGSAYHFDRTEVLAKPNLGKPVRERRVSVCNFLEKDEEIARAAQKERRSSINIENTRKENVTVEEKREIFAKCTPREKKIVYQHDQPSCSKTADVVFGYKATCV, from the exons ATGCCACAAAACGAACATCACGATATCGTCGACAGTA GACACGTGACAAAGATTGAACTGGAGCTGGAAGAGGCTCCGGATGATTCGATCCCCGTCGGATCAATTGCGACGGAATTGGATGTCACCACCGAAATCAATTCCACGTATCCGGACG GTCCAGGAGCAGTCGTAGTCAGAGCCGAGGAGGCTTTGATAGTAATCCTGGTGCTTTTCCTGTGGGCGGCAGCGATCGCCCTGTTCTTCAATCGATGGGGGAAGATCAGGATGTTGGAACCATATCAACCCAAATTCCAGCAGCAACACAGACCGAGCTGTACCACCATCGATCAAAATCAACTACAA AACCGTCGCACCTACTCAAAATGCAACGTGCTCTGCGGCGACTACCCCGTGCGGCTGGAGCTGAACTCAGGTCAGACGCGTCCTCGTCAAAACAGCGTGTTCATCGGTTCCAGCTCGTCCTTACTTCCTGGGAGCCAAGGAACCCCGCGTCGCACCAAGAGCGCGTTCGACCTGCAATTCCTTGTGTTCTCCGAAAACAGCGAACTCCCAAGCGAAGATGCCTCGAAGAAGGCGGGCGAAGCCACAAAGCTCCTGCAGCGAGAACGAAAGACCAGCATTTGTCAGTTCGACAGAAACGAGGGGTTGAAACCGTTCCGGGACAGGGGAATGAGTATCTGCCAGTTCGACGCCTCCGCGAAGTTATGGCAACGCGATCGGGGCATGAGCATCTGCCAATTCGACAGAATGGACGTCCTGGCGCGGCCATTGCAGAGAGATCGCGGCGGCAGCATCTGCCAGTTCGATAGAATGGACGTTCTAGCGAGGCCGCTGCAGAGAGACCGGATCGGAAGTGCATATCACTTCGACAGAACGGAGGTGCTGGCGAAACCTAACCTCGGGAAGCCGGTGAGGGAGAGACGCGTGAGCGTGTGCAACTTCCTGGAAAAGGACGAGGAAATTGCGCGGGCTGCTCAAAAAGAGAGACGTTCGAGTATTAACATTGAGAACACTCGCAAGGAGAATGTGACTGTGGAAGAGAAACGAGAGATATTCGCTAAGTGCACGCCTAGGGAGAAGAAGATCGTATATCAACACGATCAGCCATCTTGTAGCAAAACGGCGGATGTCGTCTTTGGTTATAAGGCTACGTGCGTGTAG